In a single window of the Aminomonas paucivorans DSM 12260 genome:
- the rpmI gene encoding 50S ribosomal protein L35 has translation MPKVKTHSGAKKRFSVTGSGKVVYQKNGRRHLLQCKNAKRRRRLRQQGVLTPVLADTLKQMMPYA, from the coding sequence ATGCCGAAAGTCAAGACCCATTCTGGGGCGAAGAAGCGTTTCTCCGTGACCGGATCCGGGAAGGTGGTCTACCAGAAGAACGGTCGCCGCCACCTGCTGCAGTGCAAGAACGCCAAGCGCCGCCGTCGTCTCCGCCAGCAGGGCGTGTTGACCCCGGTCCTTGCCGATACGCTCAAGCAGATGATGCCCTACGCGTGA